In the Haloferula helveola genome, one interval contains:
- a CDS encoding LamG-like jellyroll fold domain-containing protein, producing MRFVPSSVFVSLLVLLAARPAAGQGTLKVFLLGGQSNMEGQAYTYDNTSTASFNIPTLEFLLSGTTAATTYLGAMPHTFKASIDPSWTSPRADAWCVHYDSSNGSVKTVAPTTDPADNFTGFGPLGPGFGVNVNLGSMFGAELGMGIRVGDATTDPVVLFKSDKGGTTLAEDWRPPSAVAARGGVVGPNYTTTVNLFDAFLDDLDADLLDDGVLNNSINPGEDPRFGNATAYEICGFVWIQGFNEKVENSGAFIPEYEDNLVDLIHDIRSSDGRIPADLPFIILESSDQDAGLNTARVNAVATVNAEIPGSAVFHETENMINGNPGSVDWGDNESGNPFTTDYGFHFHARAENFLEMGWLAGGAVLDNNYLDATDFWVERPTVDFVAFDEADVSCSINEFADTVTVYYGTTDAGPTSVGWDDSVSLGAQSAGVIVTTLFDLLEDTTYHFRIHATDFWSAPNSFTTPLEFPVPALGDPMTAGVTSDGASVECELLLADADVTLVWAETDQGVASIGGWTSAPGGGSQSFPGSLKDDVIAHTITGLSPNTGYSFRFFATNSTGDDWSEAGSFTTMRDVPELTAYYDFEGAGGDRFDDPAGDFADDLSGGQASAVFSSDTPGAFAGTQSISFDGSYTLSTASYTTDLGPDPMAYTIMFWIKAADIDQENNNTRLMSTNTGSSGNPYWQVEGFGNSGTNGDKLDLRIQNKPAGFGNWFTPDATNALARQDQGESAVWRHVAIVNSNAGSPGDGGAYAQTFVDGSSVGLANMDSQWDGFTIGNTAGRLTIGGPATGNGTRDFTGQLDDVALFAGIVSDSDIAAIAGGTLSPGDFIGGGSPFDMWATSGVTSGVTFEGDANGDGIEDGVAFLLGAATPADDATALLPVPSEDGSGGLQISFTMLKAVNSAPAVLSVEHSGDLGVGDPWASVAVPAASGVVGDIAFTVTENAGDSTKNDVVATIPSAGNAIGGRLFGRLMGQD from the coding sequence ATGCGATTCGTTCCCAGCTCCGTTTTTGTCTCTCTGCTTGTGCTTCTCGCGGCTCGCCCCGCAGCCGGACAGGGCACGCTCAAGGTCTTCCTGCTCGGCGGGCAATCGAACATGGAAGGCCAGGCCTACACCTACGACAACACCAGCACGGCCAGCTTCAACATCCCCACTCTGGAGTTCTTGCTAAGCGGCACCACCGCAGCGACGACTTATCTGGGTGCCATGCCGCACACCTTCAAGGCGAGCATCGACCCTAGTTGGACGAGTCCCCGCGCGGACGCCTGGTGCGTTCACTACGACTCGAGCAACGGCAGCGTGAAGACCGTGGCGCCGACCACCGACCCGGCCGACAACTTCACAGGCTTCGGGCCGCTTGGGCCCGGTTTCGGCGTCAATGTGAACCTTGGATCGATGTTCGGTGCGGAACTCGGAATGGGAATCCGGGTCGGAGACGCGACCACGGATCCGGTGGTTCTATTCAAGTCCGACAAGGGCGGCACGACGCTCGCCGAAGACTGGAGGCCGCCATCCGCGGTTGCCGCCCGTGGCGGCGTGGTGGGTCCGAACTACACGACGACCGTCAATCTGTTCGACGCGTTCCTCGATGATCTCGATGCCGATCTGCTGGACGACGGTGTGCTGAACAACTCGATCAACCCGGGTGAGGATCCCCGATTCGGCAACGCGACCGCTTACGAGATCTGCGGTTTTGTCTGGATCCAGGGTTTCAATGAGAAGGTCGAGAACAGTGGAGCCTTCATCCCGGAGTATGAGGACAATCTCGTGGATCTGATCCACGACATCCGCTCGTCCGACGGGCGAATTCCGGCCGATTTGCCTTTCATCATCCTTGAGTCCTCCGATCAGGATGCCGGACTGAATACGGCCCGTGTCAACGCGGTCGCGACGGTCAATGCGGAGATTCCGGGTTCCGCCGTGTTCCACGAAACGGAGAACATGATCAACGGAAACCCCGGTTCGGTCGATTGGGGCGACAATGAGTCGGGAAACCCCTTCACGACGGACTACGGATTCCACTTCCACGCGCGTGCGGAGAACTTTCTGGAGATGGGCTGGCTGGCTGGAGGGGCGGTCCTCGACAACAACTATCTCGACGCAACGGACTTCTGGGTCGAGCGGCCGACCGTCGATTTCGTGGCGTTTGACGAGGCCGACGTTTCTTGCTCGATCAACGAGTTCGCGGACACCGTAACAGTTTACTACGGCACCACGGATGCGGGACCGACGTCGGTCGGTTGGGATGACTCCGTTTCACTCGGGGCGCAGTCCGCGGGTGTCATCGTGACCACGCTCTTCGACTTGCTGGAGGACACCACCTACCACTTCCGGATCCATGCGACGGATTTCTGGTCCGCCCCGAACTCGTTCACCACGCCTCTGGAGTTCCCGGTGCCCGCCCTCGGTGACCCGATGACGGCTGGGGTGACGAGCGATGGCGCTTCGGTCGAGTGCGAGCTCTTGTTGGCCGACGCTGACGTCACTCTTGTTTGGGCCGAGACCGATCAGGGGGTTGCGAGCATCGGCGGCTGGACCAGTGCTCCGGGTGGGGGTTCCCAATCATTCCCGGGATCGCTGAAGGATGATGTGATCGCGCATACCATTACCGGGCTGAGTCCGAACACCGGATACAGTTTCCGTTTCTTTGCGACCAACTCGACCGGCGACGACTGGTCGGAAGCGGGATCGTTCACCACCATGCGGGATGTGCCTGAGCTCACGGCCTACTACGACTTCGAGGGTGCCGGCGGCGACCGTTTTGATGATCCTGCGGGTGATTTCGCGGACGATCTTTCGGGAGGTCAGGCCAGTGCCGTTTTTTCCAGCGACACTCCGGGTGCGTTTGCCGGAACCCAGTCGATCTCGTTCGATGGGAGCTATACTCTTTCCACAGCCAGCTACACCACGGACCTCGGCCCCGACCCGATGGCCTACACCATCATGTTCTGGATCAAGGCGGCGGACATCGACCAGGAGAACAACAACACGCGCCTGATGTCGACGAACACGGGTTCCAGTGGCAATCCTTACTGGCAGGTGGAGGGATTTGGCAACAGCGGGACGAATGGGGACAAGCTCGACCTCCGGATCCAGAACAAGCCCGCGGGTTTCGGGAACTGGTTCACCCCCGATGCGACCAATGCTCTTGCGCGGCAAGATCAGGGAGAGTCAGCGGTCTGGCGCCATGTGGCGATTGTCAATTCCAACGCCGGCAGTCCCGGCGACGGTGGCGCCTATGCCCAGACTTTCGTCGACGGCAGTTCCGTAGGCCTCGCGAACATGGACTCCCAGTGGGATGGCTTCACCATCGGCAACACGGCGGGGCGGTTGACCATCGGCGGTCCGGCGACAGGCAATGGCACCCGTGACTTCACCGGTCAGTTGGACGATGTGGCGCTCTTCGCCGGAATCGTCAGCGATTCGGATATCGCCGCCATCGCTGGGGGCACACTGAGTCCGGGAGACTTCATCGGAGGTGGATCGCCCTTCGATATGTGGGCGACAAGCGGAGTCACGAGCGGCGTGACCTTCGAAGGTGATGCCAATGGCGACGGGATTGAGGATGGTGTTGCCTTCCTGCTTGGTGCTGCCACTCCGGCTGACGATGCGACCGCGCTGCTTCCGGTGCCGAGCGAGGACGGCAGTGGCGGCCTGCAGATCAGTTTCACCATGCTCAAGGCAGTGAACAGCGCCCCGGCGGTTCTTAGTGTCGAACACAGCGGTGATCTTGGAGTTGGTGATCCATGGGCCAGCGTGGCCGTGCCAGCCGCGAGCGGGGTTGTCGGAGATATCGCGTTCACGGTCACCGAGAATGCCGGCGACTCTACCAAGAATGATGTGGTGGCAACCATCCCGTCGGCAGGAAATGCGATCGGCGGCCGGCTCTTCGGTCGCCTGATGGGACAGGACTAG
- a CDS encoding DUF6288 domain-containing protein: MKHPQRLLIAFAWFAAHSAGSANTLPAGEDTKEFMVGVTGIFAAILEGDLQVTQVTAGTPSEGKLEKGDLLLSVDGQTLDVQDPRHPLGFAINAAEGRDGKMEFAVRRDGRERKVSIQLEPIGSYSSTYPVDCAKSQRIVDETAAFILDQGGPADGGITGNLEALFLLSTGEEKYLPAVEEYVVELAGKPVGGSTWGIGYSGILLGEYYLATGDKRVLPGLEARCKRLQEGQYYGGWGHGVTKCGPGYVTGGLLNAAGDQALTTLILARECGVTVDETMYNDALRFFFRFAGRGGVPYGDHHPELWWSSNGKNGGLASALTLLPDEKFQAGAQLLALAEADTYFDSETGHGSTFGNITWRNIVDALVPAEHKTSYWRQKGKLMWYFELSRMPGGGFRTPWYPGYGPIGKAPTYQTGLIGMAYTSYRRNLRICGKPRTEFSVPHKPTEVEKSLPSDDFLRTDFIDGVEIKEEPHEIAAVFKTLYDEDGKELGRGGRAERNDKRKKQMPVEWYARMMHHYSPTVREWASHALGFQGEEAIPVIKKALAHEDGRMRCAGLDAISCAIGWGIGKTESKITPEMIEKHFLPEILKPLKDPKAAMWEKRQALMALSCCDADTIADQVDVVLPYFNESEWWLRAAAFTVFHPLIKETKEFRKVLPAMLASYDADDNLPSRRWGATDLFKKAIASNPELSDEIVQGMAESVNRIKVRDGFKQPIDLNNIFETLRYVDMKKSPEHAVPLLPAIERIYPELEELPASWAISGAKWGNIGLAKAADLLGEEGRPFVASMKRMRADLEARPKNGKQGKTLQAALDRLNEAVTSYEDKFGEVPVE; the protein is encoded by the coding sequence ATGAAACATCCGCAACGTCTGCTCATTGCATTTGCCTGGTTCGCCGCGCATTCGGCCGGTTCCGCCAACACCCTTCCGGCCGGAGAGGACACCAAGGAGTTCATGGTTGGCGTAACCGGGATCTTCGCCGCGATTCTTGAAGGGGACCTTCAGGTGACGCAAGTGACGGCGGGTACCCCGTCGGAGGGTAAGCTGGAAAAGGGTGACCTGCTGCTTTCGGTCGATGGTCAGACACTGGATGTGCAGGACCCCCGCCATCCGCTCGGGTTCGCGATCAATGCGGCCGAGGGGCGGGACGGCAAGATGGAGTTCGCGGTTCGCCGCGACGGCCGGGAGCGGAAGGTTTCGATCCAACTCGAGCCGATCGGGAGTTATAGTTCGACCTATCCGGTCGACTGCGCCAAGTCACAGCGAATTGTCGACGAGACGGCTGCCTTCATTCTCGATCAGGGTGGTCCTGCGGATGGGGGGATTACCGGGAACCTCGAGGCCTTGTTCCTGCTTTCGACGGGCGAGGAGAAGTATCTTCCGGCGGTAGAAGAGTATGTTGTCGAGTTGGCCGGGAAGCCGGTTGGGGGCAGCACATGGGGCATCGGATACAGCGGAATCCTTCTCGGTGAGTATTACCTGGCGACCGGTGACAAGCGGGTCCTTCCCGGGCTCGAAGCGCGGTGCAAGCGACTACAGGAAGGCCAGTACTATGGCGGCTGGGGGCATGGCGTGACCAAGTGTGGCCCGGGTTATGTGACCGGTGGTCTGCTCAATGCCGCGGGGGATCAGGCGCTCACCACGCTGATCCTGGCGCGCGAGTGCGGCGTGACGGTCGACGAGACGATGTACAACGACGCCCTTCGGTTCTTCTTCCGGTTCGCGGGTCGTGGCGGTGTGCCTTATGGGGATCACCATCCCGAACTGTGGTGGTCGTCCAATGGCAAGAACGGTGGTTTGGCGTCGGCACTCACCTTGCTTCCCGATGAGAAATTCCAGGCTGGTGCCCAACTTCTCGCACTGGCGGAGGCCGACACCTATTTCGACTCCGAGACGGGGCACGGTTCGACCTTCGGCAACATCACGTGGCGCAACATCGTCGACGCGTTGGTGCCGGCCGAGCACAAGACCTCCTACTGGCGCCAGAAGGGGAAGCTGATGTGGTATTTCGAGCTGTCCCGGATGCCGGGCGGCGGATTCCGGACTCCTTGGTATCCCGGTTACGGGCCGATCGGGAAGGCTCCGACGTATCAGACCGGCCTGATCGGCATGGCCTACACGTCCTACCGACGGAATCTCCGGATCTGCGGCAAGCCACGCACGGAGTTCAGCGTTCCGCACAAGCCGACGGAGGTTGAGAAGTCGCTCCCGTCGGATGATTTCCTTCGCACCGATTTTATCGACGGAGTCGAGATCAAGGAGGAGCCGCACGAGATCGCCGCGGTCTTCAAAACGCTTTACGACGAGGATGGCAAAGAGCTTGGGAGAGGTGGACGCGCGGAGCGCAATGACAAGCGCAAGAAGCAGATGCCGGTCGAATGGTATGCCCGGATGATGCATCACTACTCGCCGACCGTGCGCGAGTGGGCATCGCATGCGCTCGGCTTTCAAGGTGAGGAGGCGATTCCCGTCATCAAGAAGGCGTTGGCGCACGAGGACGGGCGGATGCGTTGCGCCGGACTCGACGCCATCAGCTGTGCCATCGGGTGGGGCATTGGAAAAACCGAGTCGAAGATCACTCCCGAGATGATCGAGAAGCACTTCCTGCCCGAGATTCTCAAACCCCTCAAGGATCCGAAGGCGGCGATGTGGGAGAAGCGCCAGGCGCTGATGGCCCTGAGTTGCTGTGATGCCGATACGATTGCCGACCAGGTGGATGTGGTGCTGCCTTATTTCAACGAGTCCGAGTGGTGGCTGCGGGCGGCGGCGTTCACCGTGTTTCATCCGCTCATCAAGGAGACCAAGGAGTTCCGGAAAGTGCTTCCCGCGATGCTGGCGAGCTACGATGCCGACGACAACCTGCCGAGCCGGCGGTGGGGTGCGACGGATCTGTTCAAGAAGGCGATCGCCTCGAATCCCGAGCTTTCCGACGAGATCGTGCAGGGCATGGCCGAGTCGGTGAACCGGATCAAGGTGCGCGATGGATTCAAGCAGCCGATCGACCTCAACAACATTTTCGAGACCCTGCGCTACGTCGACATGAAGAAGAGCCCCGAGCATGCGGTGCCGCTGCTTCCGGCGATCGAGCGAATCTACCCGGAGCTCGAGGAGCTTCCCGCGAGCTGGGCGATCAGCGGTGCCAAGTGGGGAAATATCGGGCTTGCGAAGGCGGCAGACCTGCTGGGCGAGGAAGGCCGTCCCTTTGTCGCCAGTATGAAACGCATGCGCGCGGACCTCGAGGCCCGTCCGAAGAACGGCAAGCAGGGGAAGACCCTGCAGGCGGCTCTGGACCGGCTGAACGAGGCAGTGACCTCGTATGAGGACAAGTTTGGCGAGGTTCCGGTCGAGTGA
- a CDS encoding sialate O-acetylesterase, which translates to MKHIPKLTAIVAFSALTIPLSAVEKVFKVFILAGQSNMEGKGLPTHLDTYKDDPQIKPWYGIVKDGDGWAKRDDVFITYPSKSGGAKHGPLTVDYGTKGENSIGPEFGFGHAVGEAYDEPVLIIKTAWGGKSVHQPFRPPSALPSDEEIRQMIAEMQEKHDATVEANKKKEKEGKKTRAPKPVPTFEELKGSFGEYYRKMVEHVKEELGDYENKFPELKGYKPELAGFVWHQGFNDMVGAYYKENGFDDYTKWMGMLIEDLRKDLDAPELPVVIGELSTGGVEGRGAFQEAQENVAKLPEFKGTVVFVPTAEFQDKVALKYFQEGLWKKGEEGMAKWQTVGNDRPYHYLGSGKTYFLKGVAFGEAMVPLTKK; encoded by the coding sequence ATGAAACACATCCCCAAACTCACCGCGATTGTCGCGTTTTCAGCCCTGACAATTCCGCTGTCTGCCGTGGAGAAGGTCTTCAAGGTCTTCATCCTTGCGGGTCAGTCGAACATGGAAGGCAAGGGCCTCCCTACGCACCTGGACACCTATAAGGACGATCCCCAAATCAAGCCCTGGTATGGCATCGTTAAGGACGGCGACGGCTGGGCGAAACGGGATGACGTTTTCATCACCTACCCGAGCAAGAGTGGCGGTGCGAAGCATGGTCCGCTCACCGTCGACTACGGGACGAAAGGCGAGAACTCGATCGGCCCGGAGTTTGGATTCGGTCATGCGGTGGGCGAGGCCTATGACGAGCCGGTGCTGATCATCAAGACCGCGTGGGGCGGCAAGAGTGTCCATCAGCCCTTCCGTCCGCCGAGCGCGCTGCCGAGCGACGAGGAGATTCGGCAGATGATCGCCGAGATGCAGGAGAAGCACGACGCGACCGTCGAGGCGAACAAGAAGAAGGAGAAAGAGGGCAAGAAGACACGGGCCCCGAAACCGGTGCCAACCTTCGAGGAGCTCAAAGGCTCCTTCGGCGAGTACTATCGGAAGATGGTCGAGCACGTGAAGGAAGAGTTGGGGGATTACGAAAACAAGTTCCCCGAACTCAAGGGCTACAAGCCCGAGTTGGCCGGCTTCGTCTGGCACCAGGGCTTCAACGACATGGTCGGAGCCTACTACAAGGAGAACGGCTTCGATGATTACACCAAGTGGATGGGGATGCTGATTGAGGACCTGCGCAAGGATCTCGACGCTCCCGAGCTACCGGTGGTCATCGGGGAGCTGAGCACGGGCGGCGTCGAAGGTCGCGGTGCATTTCAGGAGGCTCAGGAGAATGTCGCGAAGCTTCCTGAGTTCAAGGGAACCGTCGTGTTCGTCCCGACTGCGGAGTTTCAGGACAAGGTTGCCCTGAAGTATTTCCAGGAAGGGCTTTGGAAGAAAGGCGAGGAAGGCATGGCCAAGTGGCAGACGGTTGGAAACGACCGGCCTTACCATTATCTCGGCTCGGGCAAGACCTACTTCCTCAAGGGGGTGGCCTTTGGTGAGGCGATGGTCCCGCTCACCAAGAAGTGA
- a CDS encoding substrate-binding domain-containing protein has translation MPPKRSRAKRSATKCRVAIILDLDWPYKRQIDVYHGILEQCERFGWDPILIPLAEGIPTEHEPFENRKGLPFDGIIARATSELAVEAKSAGIPLVNVWMNSPAYSDVPTVSVELEATARRAARHLVARGLRNLAYLGARRLRDCRFEYAGMRSAAKENGCSISRLLIDHNYNRTQTRWEQYQAELHQWIDRLEVPFGVFAYNDLQARYIIEACRRKGLRVPEDVAVIGCGNELPLCLQPSPTITSMEHGFFHVGVRSVEILAELMDGAKPPSEPLLLENTIQLIARQSTDSFAVDDPLVSTALRYISENCHKPINVADVVNHVPASRRSLERRFTEVLNRSIAAELCRLRVRRLERLLIDSDEPLAMLADSCGFLDTEQMRRNFHRLHGVTPSEYRKKLKS, from the coding sequence ATGCCCCCCAAACGCTCGCGTGCGAAGCGCTCGGCCACCAAGTGCCGGGTCGCAATCATCCTCGACCTCGACTGGCCTTACAAACGACAGATCGATGTCTACCACGGCATTCTCGAGCAATGTGAGCGCTTCGGCTGGGATCCGATCCTCATCCCGCTTGCCGAAGGAATACCCACCGAGCACGAACCGTTTGAGAACCGAAAAGGCCTGCCCTTCGACGGCATCATCGCCCGTGCCACCAGTGAGTTGGCGGTCGAAGCGAAGAGCGCGGGCATCCCCTTGGTCAACGTGTGGATGAACTCCCCGGCCTACTCCGACGTGCCCACGGTCAGCGTCGAACTCGAGGCGACCGCACGCCGCGCCGCGAGGCACCTCGTCGCCCGGGGTCTTCGGAACCTTGCGTATCTCGGAGCAAGGAGACTGCGGGACTGCCGGTTCGAATACGCGGGCATGCGGTCGGCCGCCAAAGAAAACGGCTGCTCGATCTCGCGTCTGCTCATCGACCACAACTACAACCGGACCCAAACCCGGTGGGAGCAGTATCAGGCGGAGTTGCACCAGTGGATCGACCGCCTCGAGGTTCCCTTCGGTGTCTTCGCCTACAATGACCTCCAGGCCCGCTACATCATCGAAGCCTGTCGACGGAAAGGCCTCCGCGTTCCGGAGGACGTCGCGGTCATCGGATGCGGCAACGAGCTTCCACTATGCCTCCAGCCATCTCCCACAATCACCAGTATGGAACACGGGTTCTTCCATGTCGGGGTGCGGAGTGTTGAGATCCTCGCCGAGCTGATGGATGGCGCGAAGCCCCCCTCGGAGCCTCTGCTTCTCGAGAATACCATCCAGCTTATCGCCCGACAGAGCACCGATTCCTTCGCCGTCGACGACCCGCTGGTCTCCACCGCCCTCCGCTACATCTCGGAGAACTGCCACAAGCCGATCAATGTGGCGGATGTCGTCAACCACGTCCCGGCGTCGCGCCGCTCGCTCGAGCGTCGCTTCACCGAAGTCCTGAACCGCTCGATCGCCGCCGAACTCTGCCGGCTTCGGGTCCGCCGTCTTGAGCGACTGCTGATCGACTCGGACGAGCCGCTCGCGATGCTGGCCGACTCATGCGGCTTCCTCGACACCGAGCAGATGCGCCGCAACTTCCACCGCCTCCACGGCGTCACACCATCGGAGTATCGGAAGAAGCTAAAATCCTGA